A window of Alkalinema sp. FACHB-956 genomic DNA:
GGTAAACGATCGACAACCATCGGACAAGAGCCGAATGGAATGCAGCAGATTATGGATCATCACAGGTTTAAACACATTCAGTTCGAAGTTCCCTTGACTGCCTGCAAAGCCGATCGTGGCATCATTGCCCATCACCTGTACACATAGCATCGTCATCGCTTCGCATTGGGTGGGATTGACCTTCCCCGGCATGATGGAAGACCCCGGTTCATTGGCGGGCAACGTGATTTCACCCAAGCCACAACGGGGGCCGGAACCCATCCAGCGCAGGTCATTGGCAATTTTCATCAAGGCACAGGCCAAGGCTTTGAGTGCCCCGCTGGTCATGACGATCGCATCGTGGGCGGCCAAGGCTGCAAACTTATTCGGCGCACTGATAAAGGGTAAATCGGTCAGTTGGGCGATCGCCGCTGCGGAACGATCGGCAAATTCTGGATGGGTGTTTAACCCGGTACCCACTGCCGTTCCACCGATCGCTAACTCGTACAATCCCGGCAAGGTCATTTCAATTTGCCGCAGGGCAAGATCCAATTGCGCCCCATAGCCGGAAAATTCCTGCCCCAAGGTCAATGGTACCGCATCCATCAAATGGGTACGACCAATTTTAATCAGAGTCTCAAACTCGCTAGCTTTTGCATTCAAGGCTTTTCGCAACTGCTGCACCGCAGGAAGCAACTGTTCATGAATTGCTTGGGCTGCCGCAATGTGCATCGCAGTGGGAAACGTATCATTTGACGACTGCGACATATTAACGTGATCGTTAGGGTGAACAGGGGTTTTACTGCCCATTTCTCCCCCTGCCAATTCGATCGCCCGGTTGGAAATGACCTCATTGGCATTCATATTCGTCTGCGTACCACTACCCGTCTGCCAGACACTCAGGGGAAAGTGATCGTTCAACGTACCCGCAATCACCTCATCCGCCGCCTGAATCATCCAATCTGCTGTATCCGCTGGCAATTTACCCAGATCCCGATTGACGATCGCTGCTGCTTTTTTCAGAATGCCAAAGGCGCGAATCAGTTCCGCAGGCATGGTGTCGTGGCCAATGGCAAAAAAGTGAAGCGATCGCTGGGTTTGTGCGCCCCAGTAGCGATCGCTGGGCACTTCCAGCGGCCCCATGCTGTCTGTCTCGATCCGAACTGCCACGTCTGCCATGATGCTTTAGGTGAGCTTGCGCGTTGTCAGGTTTCCTCGAAAGATTTTACCGTTCTACGGTCATCCGTTGCACCCAAGCCCGTTCTTCCATGAACTGGCGTTGTTTAAATAAGGCTTGAGTAGTGCTTTGCCTGTCCCCGCTGCTAGGCAGTTTGGGCAGGGGATCGATCGCGACCCAATCATCCCCTTGACGCTGCCGAACTTCAAAATGGAGGTGCGGCCCCGTAGACAGGCCCGTGCTGCCCACCTTACCGATGATTTGTCCAGCCTGGATTGCCATGCCAGGGTAGACCAAGATTTCTGACAGATGCCCGTAGAGGGTCTGAAAGGAACCATCTAGGTGCTCAATCACGATCGCCAAGCCATAGCCGCCCATGTCCTCCGCCTCGTGAACATAGCCCCCCGCTGCCGCAACGACTGGGGTGCCTGCTGCCGCCCCAAAATCAACCCCCGCATGGAACCGCTGTTCGCCCAAAATGGGATGGGTACGCCAACCAAAGCGGGAGGTGATGGGAGCCGGAACGCTGAGGGGAAACCCCAGCCGCAAATCGCCTAGGGGACTCGATCGGGCAATCTGAGATCGGGTCAGCGGGGATTGTGCCCCCGATTGAGGGGGCTGACCAGCGGTGAAAGACGCGCTGCGGATGGTTGATTCTTGCCGGGTCAATCCTCGCGTTCCAGAATTGGGAGCTGGAATGGGAATGTTTGCTGAGGTGGACGGGGAGGGCCGATCGATCCACCCAGGTGGGACGATCGAAGACGTGGGCCGAGTATGAACGGGTAAGGTGGGCTTAGGGGGTGGAATCGGAATTTGGGCAATGGGTGCAACGGGCAAAAAAAACATGGATCAGAACTCAAACGATCGCCACTCAACCCTGACATTCAAAGTTGAGAAGCTGCTAAATTGTCCCCAACATCAAGGGCCGCCAGCGGTTCCCCAGACTCAACATCAATGGCCGAGATCATTGGTCTGGATCATTGGTCAAGATCATTGATCAAGATCATTGGTTGAGCGGTGGGGCGCTGCTGACCGTTCCCAGTATGGCAAATACTGGTGCGATCGTCAGTAGCGAGTTCTAGGCGTTCACACAGCGTTCACATAGCTTTTATCGAGCTAAGCTTTTTCTGTGCTTTTCGGTTTACTACCCGTATTCCGAACGTTCACCACCTTACCCAAGAGGTCAAACCAGAACGGAGCCCCCATGGAAATCGCAATCCCACTGACTAACCAGCCCGAGACCATACGGAAAAATCCGAGGGGTTTCGCCCCAATCATTTGTACTACTTGCAGCGGAATTGACGTATTTTCTGGAACTGTGTCAATTCCTAAACAAGCTTTATACAAGTCGTTCCACTGATCACGGGTCAGTAGACTATAAATTTTGTCTTCCCCCGGTCGCAGATCCGTCGTACTGGGCGCATAGGGACAGCCTAGTTGACGGCTCAAATTACTGGGGTTCCAGGTAATGGGCAGGGCAATATCTGCTAAAACCCCTTCTGTCTCGTCTTTTAACCGTTCTAAATCCTGACGGACAGCATCCGGACGGCTATCCTGGGATGGCGCAATTTGGCTAGCTCGATCGGTAATGACTTTCCGTAAGCTTTCATCACTGGCAATCCGATTAAAAATGTGAAAGGTGTCAGAATTGGTAAACATTGCGATTGCAATACCGACGATAATTGCAACCCCCTTAGCATTGCGTTTGTATACCCCGGAGGCGCGGCTCATGGAATCATCAAACCACAGAGCAACTTCTTCACGGAAGTGTTCTACAGAATTCTGGGTTGATTGCACTCGATTTTGGGCACGGCGCGCCAACACCGCCAAACTTTGCTGCACAGAACTGGGTAAATGATCCAGGGCCTGTTCCACCCGTTGGTAGACTTGATAGTCCTGGTAGATTTGGTATTCTTCCTCATCCAAATCCCGTAGAGCCTGCTCCCGGCAAATGTTGCGTTCTTCCTCCGTGGGCTGATGCTCCGCCATGCTCTCGATATCTAAGCCACTGCGTTCTTGCAGCAGGGCTTCCGTTTGATACATCACCCGTTCGTTAATGGCCAACGCTCGGGTTTGAGCAGCGGTAAAGCGCCCAGCCACCTGCTTATAAACAGCTGAACCTTTATTGGCCAAGGCCACCACATCCGCCAAGGTGGGCTGAAGTCCGCCGGATAGAATGGCGCGTTCGTTATTGGTCCCAAACAGGTTAAGTTTAAAGGCTGTGACCCGATCGCAGAAATAGCACAGGTCTTCGGAGCGTGGATCGGGATAGCTGGCGACAAAGCGATCGAGGGCTTCAGACAGGCGATCGATGGAAAACAAAATCGTCGTACAACCCTTGCGATAGTCCTGCTGAACGTTATAAAAATCTTCGACTAAACTTCGAAAACTCCGAGAGGTCGTTAAATCGATCCCACTGGCGTCAGCAATTTCCCAAATTCCCATTAACACCGGCGGATCGGCCAGTGTAATTGTGCTATCGCTGATAGAAATTTCGCCAAGGATTCGCTTGATAAATTCATCTAGCCGCACATCAATCAACTTATCCACAAAGGTCGAAATCCCCAACCGCTCTAAGAGCGCTGCCGCAAAGGTGTCTGAAGCGATATAGGATGGCCCCGAGGTTTGGTTTAACCCAAACGCCCCTTTCCGGTTACTGGGAAAAATCCATTGGGTAATTTTGCGAAATCCCTGGGCCCACAGTCCCCGTGCCCCTTGGTTGAGATCCCGAATCAACGGATCGTCGTAGATAGACTGCACCAGAGCTTTGACCTTTTTTTGTTCGGCTGACTCTGTTCCGCCTGCGATCAAATTTTCGATCGAGTCTCTCAAATGTTTTGCCCGCCACTGCAAGAGTGTAGTGATCAGTTCCTGAATTTCCGATGCCAACAAACTCAGGATCAGGTACACAAAAAACAGGCCGATGATCACATCAAGAATAAAAGGCAGATTCATAGACAACCGCTCAATCCATGGATCAGATAAAGATGCACAGTCAATGTACCATAGGAAATCCGTCTCCAAGCATTTGTGTAACAGGACTCAACTTCAGGGGCTGATCAGCAGAAATTGCAAAATAACTTTACCTCGATCGAGGAGAAGCAATACCCCAAAAAAAGACGGGAGAGCCAGACTCCCCCGCGTTCCTAACTCATATTCAGGCTGTTCTCAAGTTGTCTAGAGAATGTAAAGCAAGAAAAATAAAACAATCCAGACGACATCAACGAAGTGCCAGTAAATTTCCGCAGCTTCAATGCCGAAGTGATGTTTGCTGTTGTAGTGATCGGGCTTGAGCGATCGCCATAGTACCGCCAAAATCAGCAATAGCCCGAAGGTGACGTGGAGGCCGTGGAAGCCGGTTAGAACATAGAACGTACTGGCATAGAGATTGGTGGTGAGGCCAAATTCAAGGTTGAAATATTCAACCAACTGCCCCGCTAAAAACACTGCCCCCATTGCCGCAGTCAGGCCAAACCAAAGGCGCATCCCTTTCACATCATTTTTTTTGATTGCAGTATCTGCGTTGTGAATCACAAAGCTACTGGCAATCAGAATGGCTGTATTAATGCCAGGTAATAGCAGCTCCCGTTCCGGGGTTCCCTCCGGCGGCCAGACCGGAGCCACTGCACGAAAAGTTAAATAGGCGGTAAAGAGGCCGAGGAAGATCATCGCCTCCGCCACGAGGAACACTAAAACACCAGTAATTCTTAAATCTGGGTGGGCATGATGCCCGGTTTCTTCAGCGGTCACGATCAGTTCAGCTTGGCTGGGATCAAGAGTGGAGCCGGTCATGGTTTAAGGGCTAAAAAACGTCTTAGGTGGATAAAGCGCTAGGTGCGATCGGGTCGGTCAGCGGTGGATAAGGATACTCAGTGGACAACGCGACTAGGTCGATCAAGAGACTAGGTCGATAAAGACGTGGCACCCGCATCCAGATTACTGGGTGGAGCAACTTGGGGCCGCTTGCCATAGGCATAGGGATGGCAAAGGATGACAGGCTCCTCCTCAAAATTTTCCTCCGGGGGTGGGGAACTCGTAGACCACTCTAGGGTGAGCCCCTTCCAAGGATTGGCCAGCGCTTTTTCGCCCTTGATCCAACTCCAGACCGCATTAATCAGGAAAGGAAAGGTCGATACGGCAAGCAGATAGGTGCCGATCGTGCAAATCATGTTGATCGTGGCATATTTCGGATCGTATTCTGCAATACGGCGATTCATGCCATCCAAACCCAGTTTATGCATGGGTAGGAACGTTAAGTTAAACCCGATAAATGTCAACGCAAAGTGAATTTTCCCTAACGTTTCGTTCATCATGCGACCCGTCATTTTAGGGAACCAGTGATACACACCGGCGTATATCCCAAAGACGCTGCCCC
This region includes:
- the fumC gene encoding class II fumarate hydratase, with product MAVRIETDSMGPLEVPSDRYWGAQTQRSLHFFAIGHDTMPAELIRAFGILKKAAAIVNRDLGKLPADTADWMIQAADEVIAGTLNDHFPLSVWQTGSGTQTNMNANEVISNRAIELAGGEMGSKTPVHPNDHVNMSQSSNDTFPTAMHIAAAQAIHEQLLPAVQQLRKALNAKASEFETLIKIGRTHLMDAVPLTLGQEFSGYGAQLDLALRQIEMTLPGLYELAIGGTAVGTGLNTHPEFADRSAAAIAQLTDLPFISAPNKFAALAAHDAIVMTSGALKALACALMKIANDLRWMGSGPRCGLGEITLPANEPGSSIMPGKVNPTQCEAMTMLCVQVMGNDATIGFAGSQGNFELNVFKPVMIHNLLHSIRLLSDGCRSFTDHMVVGIQANPDQIQHFLSNSLMLVTALNPHIGYDNAAKVAYKAYQEKTTLKAACVELGLLSEAEFDQWVRPEQMIYPG
- a CDS encoding M23 family metallopeptidase, whose protein sequence is MFFLPVAPIAQIPIPPPKPTLPVHTRPTSSIVPPGWIDRPSPSTSANIPIPAPNSGTRGLTRQESTIRSASFTAGQPPQSGAQSPLTRSQIARSSPLGDLRLGFPLSVPAPITSRFGWRTHPILGEQRFHAGVDFGAAAGTPVVAAAGGYVHEAEDMGGYGLAIVIEHLDGSFQTLYGHLSEILVYPGMAIQAGQIIGKVGSTGLSTGPHLHFEVRQRQGDDWVAIDPLPKLPSSGDRQSTTQALFKQRQFMEERAWVQRMTVER
- a CDS encoding heme-copper oxidase subunit III, giving the protein MTGSTLDPSQAELIVTAEETGHHAHPDLRITGVLVFLVAEAMIFLGLFTAYLTFRAVAPVWPPEGTPERELLLPGINTAILIASSFVIHNADTAIKKNDVKGMRLWFGLTAAMGAVFLAGQLVEYFNLEFGLTTNLYASTFYVLTGFHGLHVTFGLLLILAVLWRSLKPDHYNSKHHFGIEAAEIYWHFVDVVWIVLFFLLYIL